Proteins from a single region of Neomonachus schauinslandi chromosome 10, ASM220157v2, whole genome shotgun sequence:
- the LOC110579661 gene encoding beta-defensin 119-like, whose protein sequence is MSGLCGRHHTLRCMGNMGVCRPSCRKTEQPYLYCLNYQPCCLQSYMRISISGREEKNDWSQQNRWPKIS, encoded by the exons ATGAGTGGATTGTGTG GCAGACATCACACCCTTCGATGCATGGGAAACATGGGCGTCTGTAGACCCTCTTGCAGAAAGACTGAACAGCCCTACCTCTACTGCCTAAATTATCAGCCATGCTGCCTACAGTCCTACATGAGGATAAGTATTTctggcagagaagagaaaaatgactggAGCCAACAGAATCGCTGGCCAAAAATATCTTGA
- the DEFB118 gene encoding LOW QUALITY PROTEIN: beta-defensin 118 (The sequence of the model RefSeq protein was modified relative to this genomic sequence to represent the inferred CDS: deleted 1 base in 1 codon): MRLLLLAFSILVFPPQVIPAYGGGKKCWHKSGYCRKTCRVDKVIKTVCQHYQVCCVPNQKVPITSPTPIPNFQTDIIDILVTSLTTPSFEISTENKEDEKSDLELET, from the exons ATGAGACTCCTGCTCCTGGCTTTTTCTATCCTTGTGTTCCCACCACAAGTGATCCCAG CCTATGGTGGTGGA AAAAAATGCTGGCACAAATCCGGATACTGCAGGAAAACCTGCAGAGTTGACAAAGTGATAAAAACAGTATGTCAACATTATCAAGTCTGCTGTGTTCCAAACCAGAAAGTTCCTATCACTTCTCCCACACCCATACCTAATTTTCAAACAGATATTATTGATATCCTGGTAACAAGTCTTACTACACCTAGCTTTGAAATAAGCACCGAgaataaagaagatgaaaagTCTGACTTGGAACTGGAAACGTAG